The genomic interval GTAATGGCGCAAAAGACAGATGGATACAGAGGAGATATCTTTAATGCTAGTATGAGAAGTGAACAATATTTTCAGTTGATTATACTAATTGGACTGTGATGGCCTACCTCTAGGTAATTAATGGGAAACATAGTATTGTGACGTCACCCTGTCGTCAAATCGTTTGCCTCCTTCTTTAAATAGTTAGCCCTTGCATTTTTATGTTGTGGCTCTGTTCTGCTTCtctaaatgtgatatttttcaTGAAAGAGTAATCGTGAATTCCAATGTTGCCTCTTGTATCATGTAGCTAATTATTGGTAAATAATGTTGATGGTTGATCCAAAAAGAGTGAATCGATAATATGTGATTCATCACTTTCCGCACATAGCTCATCAGTTGGAGCAGACGAAGACAGCCGGAGCTGAAGGGATTCAAACATCCCTCTTCACCATCGGGTCCtgagatgacatcacagcagccacAGGTCCCCAATGCTGTTATTCCTCCCAACCTTGCCCAGAACTCCTCTGCTCAGCAGGCCCGGCCTCATATTCAGGCTAATCAGCTGGACTCGAGTCAGAGCAGTGGGGCCTCAAGGCCTCTGGACCACAGAGCTCTGACAGGCAGGCCAGGCTGCTCCGGTGTGGCAGCAACCAGCGGTGAGTCAGCCAGCAGGAACGTTTCTGCATCCTGCACCAACTCCAGCTCATCCAGAAGAGATGGGGGCTTTGAACCATGGCCTGAGGAGGCAGCAGACAACTCCCACGGGCTGTACTCACTCCATCGCATGTTTGACATAGTTGGAGCCCAGCTAACGCACCGGGATGTCAGGGTACTGTCATTCTTGTTTGTTGATGTCATTGATGAGTATGAGCGTGGTGGCATCAGGAGTGGAAAGGATTTCCTGCTGGCCCTTGAGCGCCAAGGTCGCTGTGATGAGACCAACTTCAGACACATTCTCCAGCTGCTGAGGATTATCACACGCCATGACCTACTGCCTTATGTCACACTCAGGAAACGGCAGGCTGGTGAGTACAGCTACAGGCTTtcttaaaattattattaattaataacacATATAAGGTGATCCACTTTTTGACAAATACATTACTGCAGAAAATATGTAGAGCTTCAATACATCCCATTGTGTCAAACTTAGTTGCTTGAGGGCTTCAATCCGTATTAATCATGCAAATCATAAGTCTTTTTTGGCCACTCGAAGCACTTGTATGGTATCTGTGTGAATTAACGCGCATCAAAAAAAGTGTGGCTTGACAAGTTTTTAACATATGACAGCTCATTTGACCTGGTTGTCCTTACTAGCTGTGCTTCTGACATGCACGTTTGTCTCCAAGATCGACAGCAGTTTTGGGCAAATTTGTGCAATACTATTATGATCTTCTTCCCATGAGACAATATGTCACAACTAGTGATGTTGATATGTTTTCGATATAGTGAGTCCTCCAGACCCAAAGGTGGTCATTTGATGGGTCCCTAAAAGAATCTGCTTGATATTCAATGGTTATAATCATATAACCATCATACAGTCATTATTGATGAAAATATATCTAAaagtaaacaaatgaaaaacaaaaatcccaaatctgaaatcaaaacatctgcagctgcacccTGAAAGTTGATgagacagtcagtcagagtaTGTTAGACAAACAGGATAAAACATAGAATATTACAAACATGCACAGGGATAACATCTCTCTGAGGAGTTTATAAATAAAAGGAACCATGAATATATTTTTAGATTATCTGCcctttcagttaaaaaaaatcccaactGATTTAATAAATGAGAGAAGCGGAATTTAGGGGCACCAGATCCTAATTCACATTTCTAGGGCCCCAAAGTGTGTATCCCCAGCCGTGCACTGATAATGCTGTCAACAGCCGGCAAGAGAGATGCTGTGTGATGTGGGATTTTATAACTGAACTGTGAG from Sparus aurata chromosome 7, fSpaAur1.1, whole genome shotgun sequence carries:
- the dedd gene encoding death effector domain-containing protein isoform X2, which translates into the protein MTSQQPQVPNAVIPPNLAQNSSAQQARPHIQANQLDSSQSSGASRPLDHRALTGRPGCSGVAATSGESASRNVSASCTNSSSSRRDGGFEPWPEEAADNSHGLYSLHRMFDIVGAQLTHRDVRVLSFLFVDVIDEYERGGIRSGKDFLLALERQGRCDETNFRHILQLLRIITRHDLLPYVTLRKRQAVCPDPVDEYLEETSVRYISPRGAVQSADTAPHRRTDIRLRVRAEYCQHESALQGNVFSNKQEAVERQFERFNQANTILKSRDLGSIICDIKFSELTYLDAFWRDYINGSLLEALKGVFITDSLKQAVGHEAIKLLVNVDEEDYQAGRRKLLRNLVTNGGNPQGASKNPVS